In Gordonia phthalatica, one genomic interval encodes:
- a CDS encoding RND family transporter, producing the protein MVKLRRSTGRGEYSRSLGQVGRFVLSHKALVAGVWVAVAVVLAVLFPQLETVVRQQSVDPIPKGVPSFQALDRMGEAFDEKGAKTTVFVAMEDPAGLTEPARQRYDDLVVRLRADRDDVQAVRDLLADPITARQALSEDGKAWYLPVGVSGSLGGPTAAHAVESIRETAAEVFTGTSTTVHVTGPTATFSDQIVTAEKDLVVITIATVVLIAIILLIVYRSVFTALLPLLVIGISLAVARGVMSALGELGMPVSQFTVAFMTVILLGAGVDYSVFVISRYHERLRQGAAASDALIDATATIGRVILASASTVALAFLAMVFGQLSVFATLGPACAVAILIGFLATVTLLPPVLLWAARWGWGAPRKDLTRRYWNRIAVLVVRRPAPLLAVSLVGLTILSVTALGIQITYDDRDGQPTTTDSNEGYALLNRHFPQDITIAEFVVVDSPTDLRTTNGLADLDQMAARIAQIPGVTRVVGVTRPTGAKLEQAQLSWQNGQIGDRVAGSVGEGQARKGDLEQLRSGADQLADGLEQLDIQIRTNLTPLAGILNQVTTIGAEIGQYQPLLQTLTAAAPQLDQAAQNAPQLAALAEQSSAAIATITSVLPLLDNSALCTQLPQCSTLRQQARDLAALRDSGFFTQITTLSTQLAQMDTPLTAVTNQLNATVATLETTLGTIGAQDLPTKLAQLQTGVSQLAAGSRTLAEGVSALVDSNLQQLAGMATLAAQLQTTARETRGSDSATGFYLPKDAFADQQFADVARQFISPDGHTVRYAVQTSFDPYSADAMRLASTIATVANDAKPNTTLTDSTVSVAGFPAINADLQRLLTNDFRLLALATLAIVGIILIILLRSLVAPIYLLGTVVLNYTAALGIGVLIFQHILHTDIAWPVPLLAFIVLVAVGADYNMLLVSRLREESHHNVRVGVLRTVTNTGSVITSAGLIFAASMFGLIAGSIGIMTQVGLIIGVGLLIDTFIVRTIVVPAIATLLGNASWWPQKPTTPPTQRRHRPHPAKQT; encoded by the coding sequence GTGGTGAAGCTTCGGCGATCGACCGGTCGCGGTGAGTACAGCCGGTCGCTGGGGCAGGTGGGACGCTTCGTCTTGTCGCACAAAGCGCTGGTAGCGGGCGTCTGGGTGGCTGTTGCCGTGGTGTTGGCTGTGCTGTTTCCCCAGTTGGAAACAGTTGTGCGCCAGCAATCGGTGGACCCAATTCCTAAGGGCGTGCCGTCGTTTCAGGCGCTCGATCGCATGGGCGAGGCGTTCGACGAAAAGGGCGCGAAGACCACGGTGTTCGTGGCAATGGAAGATCCGGCCGGACTCACCGAGCCCGCCCGCCAACGCTATGACGACCTCGTGGTCCGGCTCCGCGCCGACCGCGATGATGTGCAGGCCGTACGCGACCTGCTCGCCGACCCGATCACTGCCCGACAAGCGCTCAGCGAAGACGGCAAAGCCTGGTACTTGCCCGTCGGGGTCAGCGGCAGCCTCGGCGGGCCGACGGCGGCCCACGCTGTGGAATCGATCCGCGAGACCGCAGCAGAGGTCTTTACCGGCACCAGCACGACAGTCCACGTGACCGGACCAACAGCGACCTTCAGCGACCAAATCGTCACCGCTGAAAAGGATCTGGTGGTCATCACCATCGCCACCGTCGTGCTGATCGCCATAATCTTGCTGATCGTCTATCGGTCGGTGTTCACTGCGTTGCTACCGCTTCTGGTCATCGGTATCAGTCTCGCCGTAGCCCGCGGAGTCATGTCTGCGTTAGGCGAACTGGGCATGCCAGTCTCGCAATTCACCGTTGCGTTCATGACCGTCATCTTGCTCGGCGCCGGTGTGGACTATTCGGTCTTTGTGATCAGCAGATACCACGAAAGGCTGCGCCAAGGCGCCGCCGCGTCCGACGCTCTCATCGATGCCACCGCCACCATCGGACGGGTGATCCTTGCGTCGGCAAGCACTGTTGCTCTCGCGTTCTTAGCCATGGTCTTCGGGCAGCTCAGCGTCTTCGCCACCCTCGGCCCCGCCTGCGCAGTGGCGATCCTCATCGGATTCCTCGCCACCGTCACGTTGTTGCCGCCAGTGCTGCTGTGGGCTGCGCGATGGGGGTGGGGTGCCCCGCGCAAAGACCTCACGCGGCGCTACTGGAACCGCATCGCGGTCCTCGTCGTACGCCGCCCGGCGCCGTTGCTGGCCGTCAGCCTCGTCGGATTGACGATCCTGAGCGTCACCGCGCTGGGCATTCAGATCACCTACGACGACCGAGACGGTCAACCCACAACCACCGACAGCAACGAAGGTTACGCACTGCTCAACCGGCACTTCCCGCAAGACATCACCATCGCGGAATTTGTCGTCGTGGATTCGCCCACCGATCTGAGAACAACCAACGGACTTGCCGACCTTGATCAGATGGCAGCTCGGATTGCGCAGATCCCCGGCGTCACCCGTGTGGTCGGTGTCACTCGCCCGACCGGAGCCAAACTCGAACAAGCCCAACTCTCCTGGCAGAACGGGCAGATCGGCGATCGGGTGGCCGGCTCAGTGGGTGAGGGCCAAGCCCGCAAAGGTGACCTCGAACAATTGCGTTCTGGTGCAGACCAACTCGCCGACGGCCTCGAACAACTCGACATACAGATCCGCACCAATCTCACCCCACTGGCTGGCATTCTTAACCAAGTCACCACCATCGGGGCCGAAATAGGTCAATACCAACCACTTCTACAAACACTGACCGCCGCCGCACCCCAACTCGACCAAGCCGCGCAGAACGCCCCTCAGCTAGCAGCCCTGGCCGAACAGTCATCAGCCGCCATAGCCACAATCACCTCAGTGCTCCCATTACTGGATAACTCAGCGCTGTGCACTCAACTACCCCAATGCAGCACCCTGCGCCAACAAGCCCGCGATCTCGCCGCACTCCGCGACAGCGGGTTCTTCACCCAGATCACGACACTGTCCACCCAGCTCGCGCAGATGGACACCCCCCTCACCGCGGTCACCAACCAACTCAACGCCACCGTCGCCACCCTCGAGACCACGCTGGGAACCATCGGGGCCCAAGACCTGCCAACCAAACTCGCCCAACTGCAGACCGGGGTCTCCCAACTCGCCGCCGGCTCGCGAACACTCGCCGAAGGCGTATCTGCACTCGTCGACAGCAACCTTCAACAACTCGCCGGCATGGCCACGCTCGCCGCCCAACTACAGACCACCGCGCGCGAAACCCGCGGCTCGGACTCGGCCACCGGCTTCTACTTACCCAAAGATGCTTTCGCTGACCAGCAATTCGCCGACGTTGCGCGCCAATTCATCTCCCCGGACGGACACACCGTGCGCTACGCCGTCCAGACAAGCTTCGACCCCTACAGCGCGGACGCCATGCGCCTGGCCAGCACCATCGCCACCGTCGCCAACGACGCAAAACCCAACACCACCCTGACCGACTCCACCGTCTCCGTCGCCGGCTTCCCCGCTATCAACGCCGACCTGCAACGACTGCTCACCAACGACTTCCGCCTCCTGGCCCTGGCCACCCTGGCCATCGTCGGCATCATCCTGATCATCCTGCTGCGCTCACTGGTCGCACCCATCTACCTACTCGGCACCGTCGTACTCAACTACACCGCAGCATTGGGCATAGGCGTCCTGATCTTTCAGCACATACTCCACACCGACATCGCTTGGCCTGTGCCCCTATTAGCGTTCATCGTCCTGGTAGCCGTCGGCGCCGACTACAACATGCTGCTGGTCTCACGATTGCGCGAAGAATCACATCACAACGTCCGAGTCGGAGTGCTCCGCACCGTCACCAACACCGGCTCAGTTATCACCTCAGCAGGCCTCATCTTCGCCGCCAGCATGTTCGGCCTCATCGCCGGTTCCATCGGCATCATGACCCAAGTCGGACTCATCATCGGCGTAGGCCTTCTCATCGACACCTTCATCGTCCGCACCATCGTGGTACCAGCCATCGCCACACTCCTCGGCAACGCAAGCTGGTGGCCCCAAAAGCCAACGACCCCTCCCACCCAACGCCGCCACCGACCCCACCCCGCAAAGCAAACATAA
- a CDS encoding IS3 family transposase (programmed frameshift), with protein MPKPYPQEFRDDVVRVARDREPGVTLAQVAKDFGIHEMTLAKWMRRVAIDDGHKPGTTSTESAELRELRKRNRLLEQENEVLRRAAAYLSQANLPKRLYPLVKELAADGIPVTVTCRVLKLSRQPYYRWLRDAVTAADWVEAERANALFDAHRDDPEFGYRFLADEAEAAGQPMSGRTAWRICSANQWWSSFGKKRGKNGKKPGPPVHDDLVERDFTADTPDQVWLTDITEHWTDEGKLYLCAIKDACSGRIVGYSIDSRMKSRLAVTALDNAVARREDDVSGCIVHSDRGSQFRSRKFVSALNRHGLVGSMGRVGAAGDNAAMESFFALLQKDVLDRHRWSTREQLRIAIVTWIERTYHRRRRQARLGRLTPIEYETIINTAASAA; from the exons GTGCCTAAGCCTTATCCGCAGGAGTTCCGCGACGATGTGGTCCGGGTAGCCCGAGACCGTGAACCTGGCGTGACACTCGCGCAGGTCGCGAAAGACTTCGGGATCCATGAGATGACCCTGGCCAAGTGGATGCGCCGCGTCGCCATCGACGACGGACACAAGCCTGGAACAACGTCGACCGAATCTGCCGAACTGAGAGAGCTTCGGAAGCGGAATCGGTTGTTGGAGCAGGAGAACGAGGTCCTGCGACGGGCTGCGGCATATCTGTCGCAGGCGAACCTTCCG AAAAGGCTCTACCCGCTCGTGAAAGAGCTCGCCGCCGACGGAATCCCCGTCACGGTGACGTGCCGGGTACTCAAGCTCTCCAGACAGCCCTACTACCGGTGGCTCAGGGACGCGGTCACCGCGGCAGACTGGGTCGAAGCGGAGCGGGCGAACGCCCTGTTCGACGCGCATCGTGATGACCCGGAATTCGGGTACCGCTTCCTCGCCGATGAAGCCGAAGCTGCTGGTCAGCCGATGAGCGGGCGGACGGCATGGCGGATCTGCTCGGCCAACCAGTGGTGGTCGAGCTTCGGCAAGAAACGTGGGAAGAACGGTAAGAAGCCGGGCCCGCCTGTGCACGACGACCTGGTCGAACGCGACTTCACCGCCGACACACCGGACCAAGTGTGGCTCACTGATATCACCGAGCATTGGACCGACGAGGGCAAGCTCTACCTCTGCGCGATCAAAGACGCCTGCTCGGGGCGGATCGTCGGCTACAGCATCGACTCCAGGATGAAGTCCCGTCTCGCCGTGACCGCTCTGGACAACGCTGTTGCCCGCCGAGAGGACGATGTTTCGGGTTGTATTGTCCATTCGGACAGGGGCTCTCAATTCCGGTCGCGGAAGTTCGTGTCCGCGCTCAACCGACACGGCCTGGTTGGGTCCATGGGCAGAGTCGGTGCCGCCGGCGACAACGCAGCGATGGAATCGTTCTTCGCGCTCCTCCAGAAGGACGTCCTGGACCGGCACCGCTGGAGCACCCGCGAGCAGTTGCGGATCGCGATCGTCACCTGGATCGAACGGACCTACCACCGACGCCGTCGTCAGGCCCGCCTCGGCCGGTTGACCCCGATCGAATACGAGACGATCATCAACACAGCCGCCTCAGCGGCATGA
- a CDS encoding TetR/AcrR family transcriptional regulator, which translates to MDDKDPRLVRSRNRLVDAASALLKTGGVDAVTVGAVSRMSRVARTTFYRHFDGTTDLLAAAFERLLPHADVPDAHGPIRDSLVRLVRAQAALIEQAPLQLTALAWLAMVPEEPGEQQNTLAPLRARVIAQYREPFDQVLQSAAAQKELDEFDPGVAITQLVGPLVFARLSGLRSMSGADCEQLVDDFLAAHRR; encoded by the coding sequence ATGGATGACAAAGACCCGCGTTTGGTTCGTTCACGCAACCGGTTGGTTGATGCGGCATCTGCCCTGTTGAAGACCGGCGGGGTTGATGCAGTCACGGTCGGGGCGGTCTCCCGGATGTCGCGGGTGGCTCGAACGACGTTTTACCGGCATTTCGATGGCACCACCGATTTGTTGGCTGCGGCGTTCGAACGATTGTTGCCCCACGCCGACGTCCCTGACGCGCACGGACCAATCCGCGACAGTTTGGTGCGGTTGGTCCGTGCTCAGGCTGCGTTGATCGAGCAGGCGCCACTGCAATTGACCGCCTTGGCGTGGCTGGCGATGGTGCCGGAGGAGCCCGGGGAGCAGCAGAACACCCTCGCGCCGCTGCGCGCTCGTGTCATCGCGCAGTACCGGGAACCGTTCGATCAGGTGTTGCAGAGCGCCGCCGCCCAGAAGGAACTCGACGAGTTCGATCCCGGCGTGGCCATCACCCAGCTCGTGGGCCCGCTGGTCTTCGCGCGGCTGTCCGGCCTTCGCTCGATGAGTGGCGCGGACTGCGAACAGCTTGTCGACGACTTTCTCGCCGCCCACCGCCGCTGA
- a CDS encoding Pycsar system effector family protein: MGVITLSGEGRVLHDLGGWAVVWYVVGILLLVASVLCAAWVVRPRLRASNLEVEAPDNFVYFGHLRHLTPEAVQDRLEGPTLLPVLSKQLVEMSKIAWTKHRLVQLSMSLSPIGVMVLGICATC, from the coding sequence GTGGGAGTTATCACGCTGTCGGGCGAGGGGCGGGTGCTCCATGACCTTGGGGGCTGGGCCGTAGTCTGGTACGTCGTTGGCATCCTCCTCTTAGTAGCTAGCGTCCTATGTGCGGCCTGGGTTGTGCGTCCCCGGCTACGGGCCTCCAACCTCGAGGTTGAGGCGCCGGACAACTTTGTCTATTTCGGACACCTGCGGCACCTGACGCCCGAAGCCGTTCAGGATCGGCTCGAGGGCCCGACTCTTCTTCCGGTACTGTCGAAACAGCTCGTGGAGATGAGCAAGATAGCGTGGACAAAGCACCGGCTTGTGCAGTTGTCTATGAGTCTTTCTCCGATTGGCGTTATGGTACTTGGCATATGTGCGACATGCTGA
- a CDS encoding IS3 family transposase (programmed frameshift) encodes MPKKFSPELRERAVRMVYDRQAREGGPRAASIRAVAPQLGVGTETLRIWCNRYGATEPVGPGEPLEEENRRLRRELAEARRANEILKAASAFFGSGTRPPHDEMIAFVDMHREKFGVEAICRILSATECGFITSRGYRAAKNRPASARSVRDEMLAEEVQRIHQANYSVYGVRKMWHAMRHAGWNVGRDQVARLMKIAGLQGVRRGRKPVTTCSADGDDQRPDLVERRFVADRPQQLWVADITYVRMLSGFCYVAFVTDVFSRRIVGWAVAPTLHTESLPLLALEHALQSTGVSRNESGLIHHSDRGSQYVSLAYSDALLAAGVTASVGTVGDSYDNALAETVNGLYKAELIYSKRIWESVSEVELATMGWVHWWNTSRLHEALGYRTPANVGATYTHTTTTAPATV; translated from the exons ATGCCCAAGAAGTTCAGTCCAGAGCTGCGTGAGCGTGCCGTGCGCATGGTCTACGACCGCCAAGCCCGCGAGGGCGGCCCTCGCGCAGCATCGATCCGTGCCGTCGCGCCGCAGCTCGGTGTCGGCACAGAGACGCTGCGGATCTGGTGCAATCGCTACGGCGCCACCGAGCCGGTCGGACCGGGAGAGCCGCTCGAGGAGGAGAATCGCCGTCTCCGGCGGGAGCTCGCCGAGGCGCGACGTGCGAACGAGATCCTGAAGGCCGCCTCAGCGTTTTTCG GCAGCGGAACTCGACCGCCCCACGACGAAATGATCGCGTTCGTCGACATGCATCGCGAGAAGTTCGGGGTCGAGGCCATCTGCCGCATCCTCAGTGCGACAGAATGTGGGTTCATCACCTCCCGCGGATACCGCGCTGCCAAGAACAGGCCGGCCTCCGCTCGCAGCGTTCGGGACGAGATGCTGGCGGAGGAGGTGCAGCGGATTCATCAGGCGAACTACAGCGTCTATGGGGTCCGGAAGATGTGGCACGCAATGCGCCACGCAGGATGGAACGTCGGTCGCGACCAGGTCGCGAGGCTGATGAAGATCGCCGGCCTGCAGGGCGTTCGCCGAGGTCGAAAGCCCGTCACCACCTGCTCCGCAGACGGAGATGACCAGCGCCCGGACCTCGTTGAACGGCGGTTCGTCGCGGATCGACCGCAGCAGCTTTGGGTCGCCGACATCACCTACGTCCGGATGCTCTCCGGGTTCTGCTACGTCGCATTCGTTACCGATGTCTTCAGTCGCAGAATTGTCGGCTGGGCGGTCGCGCCCACGCTCCACACGGAGTCTCTGCCATTGCTCGCACTGGAGCATGCACTGCAGTCCACCGGGGTGAGCAGGAACGAAAGCGGATTGATCCACCATTCCGACAGGGGTAGTCAATACGTTTCGCTCGCCTATTCGGACGCTCTGCTCGCCGCGGGAGTTACGGCTTCAGTAGGTACCGTCGGCGATAGCTACGATAACGCGCTGGCCGAGACAGTGAACGGCCTATACAAGGCGGAGTTGATCTACTCCAAGCGGATCTGGGAGTCAGTCAGCGAGGTTGAGCTCGCCACGATGGGCTGGGTCCACTGGTGGAACACCTCCCGGCTCCACGAAGCTCTCGGCTACCGCACCCCGGCGAACGTCGGAGCGACCTACACTCACACCACGACGACCGCGCCCGCGACCGTGTAA